The nucleotide sequence TCTGGTCGTCGTCCGACGACGGCGTGCCGAGGTACGTGTTCAGGTACGACGCGCCCGAGGCGGCCGAGAGCTGCGCATCCAGCTGGTCGAGGAGCACCGGCTTCAGCATCGACATCGTGCCGATGCCGGTCACGAGCAGACCGAGCGTCAGCATGAGCACGGTCACGCCCGTGATCTTCGTGCGCAGGGAGATCGCGTTCCAGCGGTCGAGCAGACGTGAGTGCATCAGGCCGTCAGTCTATGCAGGGGATGCTGTGCCGGGCATGTGTGCGCCCGGTGCGCACCTCAGGCTTTCGCGGCCTTCAGCATGTACCCGAACCCGCGCTTGGTCTGAATGAGCGGCTCGCTGGAGTGCGCATCCACCTTGCGGCGCAGGTACGAGATGTACGACTCCACGATGCCGGCGTCGCCGTTGAAGTCGTACTCCCAGACGTGGTCGAGGATCTGCGCCTTCGAGAGCACGCGGTTCGGGTTCAGCATGAGGTAGCGCAGCAGCTTGAACTCGGTGGGGCTGAGCTCGATGGGGGTGTCGCCGACGAAGACCTCGTGCGTGTCCTGGTCCATCGTCAGCTCGCCCGCGCGGATGACCGCGTCTTCGTCGGCCTGCATCGTGCGGCGCAGGATGGCCTTGATGCGGGCGACGATCTCGTCGAGGCTGAACGGCTTGGTGACGTAGTCGTCGCCGCCGACGGTGAGGCCGGTGATCTTGTCCTCGGTGTCGTCCTTCGCCGTGAGGAACAGGATGGGCGCGGTGTAGCCCGCGCCGCGGAGGCGCTTGGTGACGCCGAAACCGTTCATGTCCGGCAGCATGACGTCGAGGATGATGAGGTCGGGCTCCTCTTCGAGGACCGCGGAGATCGCCTGCGCGCCGTTCCCGACTGCACGGACGGCGAACCCGGCGAAACGGAGACTGGTGGTGAGGAGGTCGCGGATGTTCGGCTCGTCGTCGACGATGAGAATGCGGGGTCCTGCGTTCATGGAGACAGTATCTGCGCGTCGGCTGGGTCTTACCTGTGAGCCGTCGGTGCGCCCTAGGTGCGCAGGTCTGGCGCCCGCAGTGTGAAGAGTGGATGCTGAGATCATGTCTGAACCCACCGTCGTGATCGCCGGGGCCGGCCTGGCCGGCGCGACCGTCGCCACGGAGCTGCGCGAGCGCGGCTTCGGCGGCCGCATCCTGCTGCTCGGTGCGGAAGAGCACCATCCGTACATCCGGCCGCCGCTGTCGAAGGAGTTCCTGAAGGGCGAGGCCGGGATCGAGGATGCGGACGTGCATCCCGCCGAGTGGTACGCCGACAACGCGGTCGAGTTCATCCCGAATGTCGAGGCGGGTTCGTTCGAAGCGGACGCGCACGAGCTGTTCGTGTCGGACGGCGGCCGGATCACCTACGACAGCCTCGTCCTCGCCACCGGGGCGCGAGCGCGCCCGCTCGGCGTTCCGGGCAGCGGTCACGGCGCGGTGTTCCCGCTCCGGACCCGGGAGGACTCCGCCTGGCTGCGCGCGGCGCTCGAGGTCGGCGGCCGACGTGTCGTCATCGTCGGGTCGGGGTGGATCGGCATGGAGGTCGCCGCTGCGGCCCGCGGGTACGGCAACGACGTGACCGTGATCGGCCACTCGGCGGTCCCGCTCAGTGGGGCCATCGGTCGGGAGCTCGGCGGCGTCTTCGAGCGGCTGCACCGGGACAACGGCGTCGCGTTCCGCAACAGCGCAAAGGTTGTCGGCGTCGACGGCGGCGAGGAGCAGCACGTCGTGCTCGCGTCGGGGGAGCGCATCCCCGCCGACGTGGTCGTCGCCGGTGTCGGGGCGTCGCCGAACAGCCTGGTGGCCGAGCGCTCCGGCGCGGCGGTCGCAGAGGGAGTGCTCACCGACAAGGGGATGCGGACCAGCATCGACGACGTCTACGCCGTCGGCGATGTCGCCACTCCCTTCCTTCCGGCGATCGGCCGCCACCTCCGCAGCGAGCACTGGGCGAACGCGATCGCCAGCGGGAAGGTCGCCGCCCACGCCATCCTGGGCGAGCGCGCGTCGTACGACGACATCCCGTACTTCTACTCCGACCAATACGATCTGGGCATGGAGTATTCGGGCTACGGGCCCCTCACCGCCGGCGCCCGGGTGGTGTACCGGGGCGATGTCGACGCCCGCGAGTTCATCGCGTTCTGGTTGCGCAACGACCGGGTGGTGGCCGGCATGAACGTGAACGTGTGGGACGTGCAGGACGACATCCAGCGCCTCATCCGGCTGGGGGAGTACGTGGATGCGGACCGCCTGGCCGATCGGGACGTCGACCTTGCCGCGCTCTGAGCCGTACCTGCCGCCGCTGCGCGTGCCAGTCCGTCGGATCGGCGCGCGCACCTTCGACTTCTCGCGGCAGGTCGCGGTCATGGCCGTGGTGAACCGAACCCCCGACTCGTTCTTCGACCAGGGCCGCACGTATGCCTTCGACCGGGCGGTGGATGCGTGCTTCGAGGCCGTCGCGCTCGGCGCCGACTGGGTGGACATCGGCGGCGCGCCCTTCGCTCCGGGCGAGCCGGTCCCGGTGGAGGAGGAGATCGAGCGCGTCGTCCCGGTCGTGGCGGCGCTGCGTGCCGGATCCGACGTGGTCATCTCGGTGGACACTTTCCACGCGGCCGTCGCCCGGGAGGCCATCGCCGCCGGAGCGACCGTCATCAACGACACCACCGGGCTGCGCGATCCCGAGCTCCCGCGGGTCGTCGCCGACAGCGAGGCCACCCTCGTCATCACGCACAGTCTCGCCGAGCCGCGACGCCCGTACCCGAAGCCCCAGTACGGGGATGTGGTGGCCGAGGTGTCCGCGTTCCTGCTCGACCGCGTCGAGCGTGCGCAGGCGGCGGGCATCCCGGAGGAGCGGATCATCGTCGACCCCGGCCACGACCTCAACAAGAACACGCTGCACTCGCTGGAGCTGACCCGCCGTCTCAGCGAGATCGCGGACCTCGGCTACCCGACCCTCGCCGCCGTGTCGAACAAGGACTTCATCGGCGAGACGCTCGACGCCCCGCGCGCGGACCGGCTGGAGGGGTCGCTCGCGGCCGCGGTCATGAGCATCGTCAACGGCGCGCGTATCGTGCGGATGCACGACGTGCGCGCCTCCGTCGCCGCCGTGCGCATGACCGAGGCCGTGCTGGGCCTCCGCCGGCCCGCCTACCTGAAGCACAACATGGGAGACGTGAATGAGTGAGCCTGCCATCCACCGCCTGTCGCCGCTGCCGTCGCAGACCGAGCTGACCGACGACGACATCACCGCCCTCTACCTTGAGGGGACGGGCGATCCGTGGCTGCGGGTCAACTTCGTCAGCAGTGCGGACGGCGCGGCCACCCATCAGGGGCTCTCGGGCGGGCTGTCCAACGACGTCGACAGCCGCGTGTTCGAGTTGCTGCGGCGACTCTGCGATGTCGTGCTCGTCGGTGCGGGCACTGTTCGTGCCGAGGGGTACGGTGCGATGCGCGTCGCCCCGGAGTCGGCTCGCGTCCGCAGCGGCGCGGGGATGACCGCGCATCCCGTCTTCGCGATCGTGTCGGCCGGGCTCGACCTGGACCCGCGCAGCTCGATCTTCCAGGACGCCCCCGAGCGGCCGATCATCCTCACCACCGAGCTGTCGCGGCCGGAGGCGCGCGAGACGCTGTCGGAGGTGGCGGACGTCGTGGTCTGCGGTCGGGAGCGCGTGCAGGCCGAGCGCGGACTGCGGGTGCTGCACGAGCGGGGGCTCACGCGCATCCACTGCGAGGGAGGTCCGCACCTGTTCGCCGACCTGATCGCGGCGCGTGCGGTCGACGAGCTGTGCCTGACGGTCAGCCCGCGGCTGGAGGGCGGGACGTCGTCTCGGATCGCGACGGGCGCAGCACCGATCGCCCCGCTCGGGCTGCGGTTGGCGCACACGCTGGCGGGGGATGACACCCTGCTGCTGCGGTATGTCCGGGGCTGAGGATGCTGTGACCGCCGAGCTGCGGCCGGTGATCGATGCGGGTGTGGTGCGTCGTCTCGTCGACGGCCAGTTCCCGCAGTGGCGCGGGCTGCCCATCCTGCCGGTCGAACACGACGGCTGGGACAACCGGACGTTCCGGCTCGGCGAGGAGCTGAGTGTCCGCCTGCCGAGCGCCGCCGGCTACCGCGAGCAGGTCGCGAAGGAGCAGGAGTGGCTGCCGCGGCTGGCCCCGCTGCTGCCGTTGCCTATCCCGCAGCCGGTCGCCGCGGGCGCACCGACGGAGGAGTACCCGCTGCCCTGGTCGGTGTACCGCTGGCTGCCCGGTCGCCCGGCGGTGCTGCTCGGCGATGTGTCGCGGGATGCGGTGCTCGCGGAGGCGATCGGGCGATTCCTGGTCGCACTGCGGGAGGCGCCGACCGTGGGCGCACCCGAGCCCGGGACGCACAATTTCTTCCGCGGCGCTCCGCCGGACGTCTACGGCGAGGAGGCGCTCGCCGCGTTCGCGCTGCTCCCGGCCGCAGACGCCGACCGCGCGCGCGGCCTGTGGGCCGAGGCCACCGCATCCCGCTGGGATCGGCCGCCGGTGTGGTTCCACGGTGACGTCGCGCCGGGCAACCTGCTGACGGATGCGTCGGGCGCGCTGTCCGCGGTGATCGACTTCGGCACGTCCGGTGTCGGAGACCCCGCTTGCGACCTCGTGCCCGCCTGGACGATGTTCGAGGGCGCGGCCCGCGATGCCTTCGTCGACACCGTCGGCCTCGACGACGACACGTGGTCCCGGGCGCGGGGCTGGGCCCTCTGGAAGGCCGCCATCACGCTCCGCGACCGCGCCGCAGACCCCGAGGCGCGCGCGACGCTCGCCCGCATCCTGTGCTGACGCCCGCGGCCCGCTCCCGAAGCCCCGAGATTTGCGCCAAATCTCTGTTATGCGGCGCCGATAACCGCGATTTGGCGCAAATCTCGCGCGGGGAGGTGGCGCGAGCAGGGCGGCGCGGGGAGGACGGCGCAGGGCAGCGCGCTACGCCGCCTGCAGCGCGTGCGCGTCGAGGATCGTGTACGAGTAGCCCTGCTCGGCGAGGAACCGCTGGCGGTTCTGCGCGAAGTCCTGGTCCACGGTGTCACGCGCGACGAGGGTGTAGAAGTTCGCCGATAGCCCTGACTCCTTCGGCCGCAGCAGGCGTCCGAGCCGCTGCGCCTCCTCCTGGCGGCTGCCGTACGAGCCGGAGACCTGGATGGCGACGGTCGCCTCGGGCAGGTCCACCGAGAAGTTCGCGACCTTGCTCACCACGAGCACCTTCGTCCGGCCGTCGCGGAACTCCTGGTAGAGCCGCTCCCGCTCGTCCACCGGCGTCGCGCCGGTCAGCTGCGGTGCGTCGAGCGCCTCGGCAAGCTCGTCGATCTGGTCGAGGTACTGCCCGATGATCAGGATGCGCTCTCCCTCGTGGCGCGCGACCAGCTGACGCACGATGTCGAGTTTCGCGGGGGCCGTCGCCGCGAGGCGGTACCGCTCGTCGTCGGGGGCGGCGGCGTAGCTGAGCCGGTCCGACGGCGGCAGGTCGACGCGCACCTCGTAGCAGGCGGCCGGCGAGATGAAGCCCTGCGCCTCGATCTCCTTCCACGGGGCGTCGAAGCGCTTCGGGCCGATGAGGCTGAACACGTCGCCCTCACGGCCGTCCTCGCGCACCAGTGTCGCGGTCAGGCCGAGGCGGCGGCGGGCCTGCAACTCGGCCGTCAGCTTGAAGACGGGCGCCGGAAGCAGGTGCACCTCGTCGTAGACCACGAGCCCCCAGTCGAGTGCGTCGAGCAGCGCCAGGTGGGCGTATTCGCCCTTCCGCTTGGCGGTGAGGATCTGGTAGGTCGCGATCGTGACCGGCTTGACCTCCTTCACCTGCCCCGAGTACTCGCCGATCTCCTCCGCCGTCAGCGTCGTGCGGCGCAGCAGCTCGTCGCGCCACTGCCGGGCCGACACGGTGTTGGTGACGAGGATGAGCGTCGTGGTCTTCGCGGTCGCCATCGCGCCAGCGCCGACGAGCGTCTTACCCGCGCCGCAGGGGAGCACCACCACTCCGGAGCCGCCGTCGAAGAAGTTGGTGACCGCCTTGCGCTGGTAGTCGCGCAGCGCCCAGCCGTCCTCCTTCAGCCCGATCTCGTGCGGTGTGCCCGGCGTGTACCCTGCGAGGTCCTCCGCCGGCCAGCCGAGCTTGACCAGCTCCTGCTTCAGCTGCCCACGCGCCCACGCCTCCACGACGAACGTCGTGTCGTCGCGGCGCTGCAGCAGCAGCGGAGCGATCCGCTTGGCGCTCGCGACCTCGGTCAGTACGGCCAGGTCGCTGGAGCGGAGCAGCAGCGTCCCCTCGTCGTCGCGCTCGATCACGAGCCGCCCGTAGCGGGCGACCGTCTCGGAGACGTCGACGGACACCGTCTGCGGGATGGGGAACTTCGAGTACCGCTCGAGCGTCCCGAGCATGTCCTCCGCGGTGTGCCCGGCGGCCCGCGCGTTCCACAGCCCCAGCCGGGTGATGCGGTAGGTGTGGATGTGCTCGGGAGCACGCTCCAGCTCGGCGAAGACGGCGAGGTCGTGGCGTGCGTCCTCCGCCTCCGGGTGCGCGACCTCCAGCAGGACGGTGCGGTCGCTCTGGACGATCAGGGGGCCATCGGACATAGCTCACCAGCCTACGCCCTGCGCCCTGGGGTTCGGCCGGGTGGCCGGGAACCGGACGCGGCCGCACCGCCGCCGCGATCACGGTGCCGGGCGCACGCCCCGGATGCTGGAGAGCGGGAGTGTCCGCTCGATGTCCGCTGCACGGTCGCGTCCGCGCAGCCGGCCGCCGCCAACCCCGGTCGGCTCCAGCAGGTAGTCGACGACGTCGCCGCTGGGCATGGCCACCTCAACGATGACGGTCTGGCGTGCCTTGACCGCCGCATCCAGTTGCCGCGCCAGCCAGCGCTCGCCCGTGTCCTCGCCGGCGTCGTCCTCGGTCTGCCGCAGCCGCGCGACCAGTTCCGCGTCGCGGTCGGCCTCCTCGGCGGCACGGGGATGCGCGAACCGCTGGCGACGGAGCGTCACCTCGCGCCCGTCCGCGTCCTCCGCCACCACGGGGTAGCGCGCGTCGCTGAGCGCCCAGAACACCACATCCCGCGGGTACCGGCTCACCAGTTCGCCGTCTCCGGTCGGGATCAGCCGCAGGGAGCTGAGCGCCTGGTCGATCTGGATGCTGCGGAGCAGCGTCGCGTCCGTCGAACGGACCGCCGACCGCACATTCTCGCGCTCCGCTTCGTGCACGCGGACGCGCCCGTGCCGCTCGGCGGCATCGGCGATCAGGTACTCGATCGGCTGCGGGAGTCCGGTCAGCGAGATCGTGCTGAGGAACTCGCGAATGCCGTCCGCCGTCTCGCCCGCCGTCAGCGCACGGTCGACCGACGCGGCGGACAGGCGGAAGGTCGCGGCGAGCGCTCGGGACTCGAGGTCGGCGATCCCGCGCAGGCGTCCTTCGATCTCCGGCGCCAGCGGTCCGGGGGAGACGATCGTGAGGTCGTGCTGCAAGTAGACGCGGTCGACCTCGGCCGGGAACGCGGCGGCCATGACCTCCGTAGCAGCCTCCGGACCGCTCTCGACCAGGGCGGTGCCTGCGGAGGACGGCGCTTGGTGCGCGGTGACGCCGAGCCATTCCGCGAGGCGCGTGTGCGCATCCACGCGTCGCTGCGCCTCCTCGACGGCCGCCGGGTACAGCCAGGCGACATGCTCACGCAGGCTGTCGCCCCACGCGGCGCGGCTGCGCAGGGCGAGCAGGGTGCGGAGGTCGGCGGGGAGGGCGTCGAGCCACGCGGCGGCGAGGGCACGCCAGCGGTCGCGGGTGGGGGAGTGCGACCAGTCCGCCGCGGCCTCGGTCGGCAGCCACATCCCGTCGTCGACGGCGACGAGCCCGGCGCGCTCGGCGGCGGAGAGGACCACGGGGACGACGTCCGCCTCCACCGAGAGGGCCTCGGCCAGGCGCTTGACCGCCGGGAGCGCGAGTCCGCCCTTCTGCAGTCGGCGGGCGCCCTCGCGCGCGAGTTCCGCGAGCAGTTCGGACACGGCCGTCACGGCCTCGAAGGCGCGCTCGGAGGCGAGGCGGTCGGTGAAGCGGCTCT is from Leifsonia sp. 466MF and encodes:
- a CDS encoding response regulator transcription factor, which gives rise to MNAGPRILIVDDEPNIRDLLTTSLRFAGFAVRAVGNGAQAISAVLEEEPDLIILDVMLPDMNGFGVTKRLRGAGYTAPILFLTAKDDTEDKITGLTVGGDDYVTKPFSLDEIVARIKAILRRTMQADEDAVIRAGELTMDQDTHEVFVGDTPIELSPTEFKLLRYLMLNPNRVLSKAQILDHVWEYDFNGDAGIVESYISYLRRKVDAHSSEPLIQTKRGFGYMLKAAKA
- a CDS encoding NAD(P)/FAD-dependent oxidoreductase, with translation MSEPTVVIAGAGLAGATVATELRERGFGGRILLLGAEEHHPYIRPPLSKEFLKGEAGIEDADVHPAEWYADNAVEFIPNVEAGSFEADAHELFVSDGGRITYDSLVLATGARARPLGVPGSGHGAVFPLRTREDSAWLRAALEVGGRRVVIVGSGWIGMEVAAAARGYGNDVTVIGHSAVPLSGAIGRELGGVFERLHRDNGVAFRNSAKVVGVDGGEEQHVVLASGERIPADVVVAGVGASPNSLVAERSGAAVAEGVLTDKGMRTSIDDVYAVGDVATPFLPAIGRHLRSEHWANAIASGKVAAHAILGERASYDDIPYFYSDQYDLGMEYSGYGPLTAGARVVYRGDVDAREFIAFWLRNDRVVAGMNVNVWDVQDDIQRLIRLGEYVDADRLADRDVDLAAL
- the folP gene encoding dihydropteroate synthase, yielding MRTAWPIGTSTLPRSEPYLPPLRVPVRRIGARTFDFSRQVAVMAVVNRTPDSFFDQGRTYAFDRAVDACFEAVALGADWVDIGGAPFAPGEPVPVEEEIERVVPVVAALRAGSDVVISVDTFHAAVAREAIAAGATVINDTTGLRDPELPRVVADSEATLVITHSLAEPRRPYPKPQYGDVVAEVSAFLLDRVERAQAAGIPEERIIVDPGHDLNKNTLHSLELTRRLSEIADLGYPTLAAVSNKDFIGETLDAPRADRLEGSLAAAVMSIVNGARIVRMHDVRASVAAVRMTEAVLGLRRPAYLKHNMGDVNE
- a CDS encoding pyrimidine reductase family protein; amino-acid sequence: MSEPAIHRLSPLPSQTELTDDDITALYLEGTGDPWLRVNFVSSADGAATHQGLSGGLSNDVDSRVFELLRRLCDVVLVGAGTVRAEGYGAMRVAPESARVRSGAGMTAHPVFAIVSAGLDLDPRSSIFQDAPERPIILTTELSRPEARETLSEVADVVVCGRERVQAERGLRVLHERGLTRIHCEGGPHLFADLIAARAVDELCLTVSPRLEGGTSSRIATGAAPIAPLGLRLAHTLAGDDTLLLRYVRG
- a CDS encoding aminoglycoside phosphotransferase family protein; protein product: MTAELRPVIDAGVVRRLVDGQFPQWRGLPILPVEHDGWDNRTFRLGEELSVRLPSAAGYREQVAKEQEWLPRLAPLLPLPIPQPVAAGAPTEEYPLPWSVYRWLPGRPAVLLGDVSRDAVLAEAIGRFLVALREAPTVGAPEPGTHNFFRGAPPDVYGEEALAAFALLPAADADRARGLWAEATASRWDRPPVWFHGDVAPGNLLTDASGALSAVIDFGTSGVGDPACDLVPAWTMFEGAARDAFVDTVGLDDDTWSRARGWALWKAAITLRDRAADPEARATLARILC
- a CDS encoding DNA repair helicase XPB; translation: MSDGPLIVQSDRTVLLEVAHPEAEDARHDLAVFAELERAPEHIHTYRITRLGLWNARAAGHTAEDMLGTLERYSKFPIPQTVSVDVSETVARYGRLVIERDDEGTLLLRSSDLAVLTEVASAKRIAPLLLQRRDDTTFVVEAWARGQLKQELVKLGWPAEDLAGYTPGTPHEIGLKEDGWALRDYQRKAVTNFFDGGSGVVVLPCGAGKTLVGAGAMATAKTTTLILVTNTVSARQWRDELLRRTTLTAEEIGEYSGQVKEVKPVTIATYQILTAKRKGEYAHLALLDALDWGLVVYDEVHLLPAPVFKLTAELQARRRLGLTATLVREDGREGDVFSLIGPKRFDAPWKEIEAQGFISPAACYEVRVDLPPSDRLSYAAAPDDERYRLAATAPAKLDIVRQLVARHEGERILIIGQYLDQIDELAEALDAPQLTGATPVDERERLYQEFRDGRTKVLVVSKVANFSVDLPEATVAIQVSGSYGSRQEEAQRLGRLLRPKESGLSANFYTLVARDTVDQDFAQNRQRFLAEQGYSYTILDAHALQAA
- a CDS encoding helicase-associated domain-containing protein — encoded protein: MTTTLALAARLRELDDAELVSALHRRTYRRTGVSDFFDLADALLDADSLQRALTPLDRTRLAALVALGSGGGPLTAEELADRLTREPATAGTTVDSAAAALADLDGLLLVHPADADADPASDAPVGRVVVYVAVTEHLASWPASGLPSPAELLSTPPPPALAPVPDTESRFTDRLASERAFEAVTAVSELLAELAREGARRLQKGGLALPAVKRLAEALSVEADVVPVVLSAAERAGLVAVDDGMWLPTEAAADWSHSPTRDRWRALAAAWLDALPADLRTLLALRSRAAWGDSLREHVAWLYPAAVEEAQRRVDAHTRLAEWLGVTAHQAPSSAGTALVESGPEAATEVMAAAFPAEVDRVYLQHDLTIVSPGPLAPEIEGRLRGIADLESRALAATFRLSAASVDRALTAGETADGIREFLSTISLTGLPQPIEYLIADAAERHGRVRVHEAERENVRSAVRSTDATLLRSIQIDQALSSLRLIPTGDGELVSRYPRDVVFWALSDARYPVVAEDADGREVTLRRQRFAHPRAAEEADRDAELVARLRQTEDDAGEDTGERWLARQLDAAVKARQTVIVEVAMPSGDVVDYLLEPTGVGGGRLRGRDRAADIERTLPLSSIRGVRPAP